One Oryza sativa Japonica Group chromosome 8, ASM3414082v1 DNA window includes the following coding sequences:
- the LOC136351528 gene encoding uncharacterized protein: protein MQERADGNVRQHAHLRHPPVSTTLRPLACLVPLWQPLAGVAQRPEKPHTVVDGKEKEQGKGKAPALASRPRKRKLVLDDDEGDDDKSGDKGSPNKPPKRTMPRKKLAGRAMPKIRTSSRKPSDIDPSGKDPDPAMTEQNISKDPEPTAENQPTAESQPTGAHTSGDRTNPSDLPPTGNQSATTETATTQEPPTGNQSDAGPDQEIPEVEAQTTTSQGPEAGNDSIIGSPNKEQRSPHAQLGTSSAVRDQLHEAKEHAKKTEKELRDRIAQLQDSNYELSGSSKAQAARMEQMAKQIEALERDKTELAAQRDSALKEVEDGTSEEAALDLISSAQNAADKIASDVVEQFRNNDLQPSNEDSDDERTDSD, encoded by the exons ATGCAGGAACGCGCCGACGGCAACGTGCGCCAGCACGCACACCTGCGGCACCCACCTGTCTCAACCACGCTGCGCCCGCTGGCGTGCCTCGTACCCCTCTGGCAGCCGCTCGCCGGTGTTGCGCAGCGCCCAGAGAAACCGCACACCGTCGTCGACGGGAAGGAGAAGGagcaggggaaggggaaggcccCCGCTCTAGCCAGCC GtcctcgcaagagaaagctggtacttgatgatgatgaaggcgaCGATGATAAATCTGGGGATAAGGGCTCGCCTAATAAACCCCCAAAGCgtaccatgcccaggaaaaaactggctggccgtgcaatgccaaagatcagaacatcttccag gaaaccatctgatatagatccatCTGGGAAAGACCCCGATCCTGCCATGACAGAGCAAAATATATCCAAGGACCCCGAGCCGACTGCTGAAAACCAGCCGACTgctgaaagccagccgactggcgcccataCTTCGGGCGATAGGACCAATCCGAGTGAcctgccgccgactggaaaccagtcggcaacaactgaaacggcaacaactcaagagcccccgactggaaatcaGTCGGATGCAGGTCCTGATCAAGAGATCCCCGAAGTAGAAGCGCAGACGACGACTTCGcaaggaccagaggctggtaacGACTCGATAATCGGGTCTCCAAATAAAGAACAAAGATCacctcacgctcagctaggTACATCTTCAG cgGTTAGGGACCAGCTACATGAGGCCAAGGAGCACGCCAAGAAGACGGAGAAGGAATTAAGGGACCGAATCGctcagctccaggattcaaactatgagctgagtggttcatcaaaag cgcaagccgccAGGATGGAACAGATGGCGAAGCAAATTGAAGCCCTGGAGAGAGACAAGACAGAACTGGCTGCGCAAAGGGACTCAGCCTTAAAGGAAGTTGAAG acgggacaagtgaagaagctgcccttgatcttatcagcagTGCGCAAAATGCGGCTGACAAAATTGCGAGCGATGTTGTAGAGCAATTTCGCAACAACGACCTCCAGCCGAGTAAtgaagactctgatgatgaaaggactgattctgactga